A window of Natator depressus isolate rNatDep1 chromosome 3, rNatDep2.hap1, whole genome shotgun sequence genomic DNA:
ACAAGTGTGAATGGGGTTTCCAGCAAAAGAAGGGTCAAGAGTTGCTAATGGGACTGGAGAAGAGGAATGTCCAGGAAAGCAAGACAAAGCAAAGGCATACAGCATGTCCAGAGGAGGGCTATAAGACTAGGCAGCATATTTTTCTTGTCCCCCAAACAAGAACCAGATGCAAAAGAAGAGTATGACTAGGGAGAAGCAGGAAAAGAAGAACAGAAcagatgggaagggaaatagcatgattaactttttttaaaaggacaaagcGCTTATCATACTATAGATAGCTAAAAACACAACACTGCTTCCCCAATGTTACTTCAACAAATGAAGTAATTGCTGTAGTTGCTACAGGGAAGCTGCACAATCACGGCTGATAGGGAAGACACAAGACATTTTCTCTACTGAGATGTGATCCATACTGTGAAAAAGATTGAAACCCCTCCATTATGTCATACGGAGTTTCTTTCTCTCCAGGAAAGAACCTTGATGATCTGCAGAAGTTGACACTGGAAGAGTAAAGATGTTTGTAAGAGAAGCAGACAAATGGATGTTCAAGGCATCACTGGCAAAGCAAGGGGTGAGGCAATAAGTGACAAAAATAGATGAGTGGTGAGGGGCAAAGTTGTGAAGGGTCTTGAAAGTGGGGACAAAAAGTTTGAGTTTGATGCAGTGGAaaatggggagccagtggagggattcaaagagcaTTTGACCATTATGTCAGGTCAGGAAGGTGATCTTAGCAGCTCCATTTTGAATGGATTGAAGTGGGGCAATTTGTGTCTAGGAAGTCAGAGAAGAGGTTGCAGTAGATGATAATGAGGACAATGCTTTGGTAATTGCTATTCTTTTAATGAATAAACAAAAGTCCATCCTATGTTGAAAAGTttttggggctgcaggggtgtTAGTGTGGAAAATAAAATCTGGTTCATTCACTTTAATCCACATAGGATTTGTGCATCCTTAGTAGACTTTGTTACTGTATTAAAATAATACTTATTCTGTCACAATGTAGAAAATCTATTCTTTTACATGTTTGGAAGAAATATACATCATTTATTATCCAAGCCATTTAACAGTTCATGAAATAAGTAGCTGCTACTGTAATCACTGCTTTGCTGGCTCCATTAACCTGCACAAAAGCCAGTTTCCAGCTAAGGTGTGAATCCATTCCAAAAATCAATGTGGTCTCCGATATTAATTAGCCTTTGTAATGTTTTGGAATAAGATACAGTGCATTTTTTGTTCTTGGGTACATGCATATCTCCtatatgaagaagaagaagaagactaTAGAATGATTTCCAAAagactttgtttttgtttgactTCAAGTATCCCTAAGCAATtcatcctcacccacccatttTGCTAAGGGATTTGTGAGTGAACATGTGCTTCCAAGGGATTAGTGTGCCAGTACAGTTTTTTCCCAATACCATTTTAAACCATCTGTAATCAACATTCCTCCATTCattggtgtttggttttctttgtttgtATTTCCATAACACCTAGTTATGCTAGGTACTgcacaaacagaagaaaaagatgatccctgtccCAAAAAGCTGACAAACATTGGTCAAATATTATTTCTTATTGTGGACTATTATTCACCCATTTAATTTACAAATATGAACTCTgagttacatttttaaaggagATTCATTTGCCTCAAGAGTTAGTGTAGAGAAATTAGATGCCCAAACTAATATTAACCCGTTTACTGCAATTGTATTTATGTTGTAACACGTGATACAAGCTTCTACTCTCCGACCCGCTTAGTGGATATTGTCTCTAATATTCTGCTCTCTTTTCATGTGTAGAATCCCAAACGACGTTAATGGGAGACTGTGGAGGGAGAAAAGGATATTACTGTAGAACTCTGCCATGTGAATCTTAACAGAGAATTTTGCTCTTATATTTTTGAGTATCATTATTATCCTAATGGTATCAGTGCAACACAAATTTATTATTAATAGCCAGGCTTAGCTAACTTGGAAACATGATATAAATTTGGATGGTTTCTCAGCAGCAACTGTTGAGTGTAAAATGTAAACTTGCACAGATTAATAGAACCTAATACAGTATTTTATTTACAGCTTTGTCAGAGTTTCTGTTTAATGCAaatgaaagaacaggttagagtAAGCACTTCTTATTCAGGCAAACATAAGGAGTGCAGGATCCAGGCCTCTTCTTTCTGAAATGAAAGAGGTGTGATCTAGCCAAATCAACATTGATCTTCTTTTGTTCTTCTGAAAAGGGAAGTGAAGCCAGTTGGTTGGTATGAGGCAAGTTATATTTGCAAATGCTAATCATATGACACTTTCTTTCCTTCCACATATGCAATTTCTACCACAGGGAATATAAATGACAACCCCCTAATAACACATCATCCAAGACTTTATTTCTGAAACATTAGTGGCATCCTTCCAACTGGCCATAAGGTTATAGACACATTTTTTAATCATTACATTGCCCATTGGAGGAAGCTGCAGTCACACCATTTAATGTGTGCTCATGATAAATTTCACTGTCTTGTATAATAAAATGGAAGCTAATGAAGCATAACACAATTGTGGTGAATTAAAGAGAGATAGAACAGGACAGCAGAATAGCCACTTATTGACTTTAACAAAACATGTCTTAAAATGCATTTACTTTTAAACCATTTCATAGTCAagtattaaaaagcaaaaaaattaaGCTTATTGATTGCCCAGTAATGAAGACTGTACAAGTGCAATAGCTATTAATTAATTGACATTCTCAGTGCTTAAGGGCTTTGCATTTAACAGATTCTGCTGTACCATATTATGTGTTCTGTCAAGTGTATTTTTCATTAACatgtaaaaatgtcattttgcttTCTTTCTGGCCATGATTTTGCGGAAGTAAGCTAGTCATTGTGTTACTGTATGTATCTTAGAATCCCTAAACAAATATACTATTTACAGGTAAATTATTAAGTTGTTTTCTATAGGCAATTAATTAAAACCGGAGATAGAGATATAAAATAAGATGTGCTCTTTTACATatagatattattatttatatgaagTTGTTGCTTCTGAATTAAACAAGCCACAAGTTACTAGCATTAAAACTGTTGTTAGAAAAATTAGGATATGTTTGTTTTCAGATTGAAAAGAGATATGTTATAACTGCATGAAAGTTTCCAAACTAATTAATAATAGTGTTTGATAAGAATGAAGAATAGAGACAAACTCAATCATTCTACAGTAAATTAGAGTGTATTGTGGTTTCTGTTCAAAGTTTTAAAAGGTTGTTTTTCGTATATTGTAATCCCCAAGCTGTCATCTCACATGCTAAGGTCCTACTCTTTATGGCATAGGTACAAACTGTGACAGTGTTTGCCACTATTGGTGTGTCATTTGTCAACATTGACACCATTGTAAACAGAGATGATCACAATGAAAGTCTCAAGGGAAGAAAATGGTAGGAAGAAATAAGAGAGCACTTTTGTAGTGAAAGAAAGATCTTTGAGAAAAAATGGACTAGAGTCTCAAAAAAATCAGAACTCTTAAAAAAGAATACCTTTGGGCTAAGTGGCTAGACATTTCTAAGTTGGTTGTCACAAAACAGTGATTATTGGATTTATGAACTAATGTATgagtaaacatttttaaattttaatgtagAAATCAGGGAGTTGCCATAAAATTTCCAGGAGACTGTTttggaaataatattttattagtcATAAAATAATCTAAAAGTGCTGACAGAAAAGTCATTAGTGAAGATAATTAGAGATGACTTAAAAAACTTGTGAAAACACCCAGGAAACCAAAAAACATGACAGAAGTGAAGAAAGCAGCAAGAGTGCCGCCAAATGGGGGAAAAAGAAGATAAAAACACCTCTGTCTGAAAAGATTTCATAGTTTATGAAAAATGCCACCACTCCAAAAGAACAAAAGTCCATCCAACAGGAAATTGTAAGATCTGAAAAGTACCTGGAAAAGGAGATTATGGTAATAGAACAGTTAACATACAGCGAAATCTGACTTTACAGATCAGCTTTCATTGAGTTTATGAatactaaaaaaataaacctgGAGAAATGCATTTCTAGAAATTCTAAAATTTTTGCACCTCCAGCAGTTTTAGAGAGATATTCAAGGATTGCTACAGATCTGTTTCCAATTAATCAGAGGTTTAATAAAAATTTAGACAATTTTGCAGGTATTAGCACTTCAATATATTTTAGGAAAGCCTAGATTTGTTTGTAACAAGGGAAAAGCTTAGAGAAAGTTTTCATTTGAAGACAAGGAGCAATTGAGACCTAATAGAAGCAGGCATTGAAATAATTGGAATTGCATCCATTTATACAAGGGCTCAGTTTGATCTAAATAATCTAAATTCTAACAAAGTGTTTATCTTTTCCCCCTGTAGACTCAACTTTTCTAACTCTTTTCCCAATCACCCTAAAACACAAGTATTTGGATCAGAAACTTAATTCCTGTTCCTTTCCTAGTACACAACGGGTCATCACCATTATGATGTTACTGTGTTACATTTCCTGATCATGCTTTGACTAtatttgggtttttaaaaaaatattaaatgtgaTAAAGCCTGGTCAGATCCTAAGTAGTATATAAACAAACTCCTGTTAAAATCAGAGATAGATTCAAGGCACAAATTTTAGATCTAGATCCAAATTTCAAACACCCCAAAGTTCAGCATTGTTCCAGTCCTATGTTTTGTATTGGTTCGTTATAGAGAGGTCCAGCtgtgaaattcagatccagatctgaattttgaaatGCTCTTTTCCTCAGAACGGGGCGTTCAGATCCAGGGATTTGGCTTGAGCCATTTTTAATCCAAAATTAATTTCATTCTCTAATATATGTGATCTGTAATTCAGTCTCATAGTCAGTCCCTAGCTTGAGAACTAGTTAACTCTGTTTCAATTACTTTTTAATTGatagggcacaatcctgcaaagtgATGAGCATTTTGGCTATGATCCAACAAAATGCTTAAACCCATGCTAGTACTTAACGAGCTGAGTAGTcgcactgacttccatgggaatcAAGCCCCCTGTGACTAATTCTAATAGGAATAAAACTTTCTAAAATATGTTTTCTACAAAAGGTTCAGTAATAACTTGTATgctaagattttttaaaatatatattggtaTAGGATTTTAGCATACATGAGAAGGAAATGCAGTTTAAAAGGAAGCAAAGGAAAATTAATACAGAAATCGTGATAGTATAGGTATCATCCAAGCAATTACAGCATTTCATTCTGACTGGGGAAATGCAAGCTATAGCTTGTGGTCGATAATTTTTATCTATGTGGCTTTTGTATTAACCACCATCACATTGTTTAATTTTCCCTGTTTCTTTGAATCAGTACAAGACATTGGTAAGTCATTTGTATGATAATATCCTGAAAATGTTGTGGGATTTTAAAATCCTTAAGCAGATAAAGCCTTACCTTGAACAGGCTATCTAGgccaagaatttcaaaagtgaccaggATTTTAAATGCTTCAATTTTTGGGAGCCCAACAGGCGACATCTTACAGGGGCTGATTTTCAGGAAGTACTAAACATCCATCCTCTGAAAATTGGTCCCCTTAAAGGGCCTGAGGTTGTGCACCCAAAAACTGAGATTTTGAAAGGGGTCATTTCTTCCTTCAGACATATGTGCACAATTCTTGTTTGCTTTAATGAGAGTTTTATGGACATATTTGAGGGCAAAGTTTGGCTCTAACTTTAAATGATAGACtagtttattttctctttttttcttttcagaagtaGATTAGAAGTTTACAAGTGTTTTTAGAAATTATTTGACGTATGCATCACCATCTGTATTTCTGTATAAATACAATTTCTGTATTTATaacatttgtttattttcattacaaaattGCATTCATTCATTACAAAATTTTTAATTCCTGTTGGCTTGAATTTTAGTAATATTCTGTGATTTCACTATATGTTCTTCAGGTTTAGAAGTTGGGAGAATTGACTCATGCATAATAAAGGGGGCTAATTTTGCAAACACTCCTGTGTGGTATTCCATCTTAACTCATTGGAACCAACCATGTGGGTATATGTTTGTAGGATCAAGCTCAAGCCCTGGTCTCCActacttatgttggtataactacatcaatCAGGGGTGTGgcaaatccacacccctgagtaatgcagttataccaaccttactctcagttttcagagtgggccatttctagcacaaatccagggtttaacaagaacgtctggggaaagggggggggttggaaaacaaggggaaataggttaccttgcataatgacttagccactccccgtctctattcaagcctaagttaatggtatccaatttgcaaatgaattccaattcagcagtctctcgctggagtctggattttaagtttttctgttgtaatatcgcaactttcatgtctgtaatcgcgtgaccagagagattgaagtgttctccgactggtttatgaatgttataattcttgacatctgatttgtgtccatttattcttttatgtagagactgtccagtttgaccaatgtacatggcagaggggcattgctggcacatgatggtatatatcacattggtagatgtgcaggtgaacgagcctctgatagtgtggctgatgttattaggccctgtgatggtgtcccctgaatagatatgtgggcacagttggcaacgggctttgttgcaaggataggttcctgggttagtggttctgttgtgtggtatgtggttgctggtgagtatttgcttcaggttggggggctgtctgtaggcaaggactggcctgtctcccaagatttgtgagagtgttgggtcatccttcaggataggttgtagatccttgataatgcattggaggggttttagttgggggctgaaggtgacggctagtggcgttctgttattttctttgttaggcctgtcctgtagtaggtgacttctgggaactcttctggttcTATCAATcttttcttcacttccacaggtgggtattgtagttgtaagaatgcttgatagagatcttgtaggtgtttgtctctgtctgaggggttggagcaaatgcggttgtatcgtagagcttggctgtagacaatggatcgtgtgctgtggtctggatgaaagctggaggcatgtaggtaggaatagcggtcagtaggtttccagtatagggtggtgtttatgtgaccatcgtttattagcactgtagtgtccaggaagtggatctcttgtgtggactggaccaggctaaggttgatggtgggatggaaattgttgaaatcatggtggaattcctcaagagcttcttttccatgggtccagaggatgaagatgtcatcaatatagcgcaagtagtgTAGGCGCGttaagggacgagagctgaggaagcgttgttctaagtcagccataaaaatgttggcatactgtggggccatgcgggtacccatagcagtgccactgatttgaaggtatacattgtccccaaatgtaaaatagtcatgggtaaggacaaagtcacaaagttcagccaccaggttagacgtgacattatcggggacagtgttcttgacggcttgtagtccatctttgtgtggaatgttggtgtagagggcttctacatccatagtggccaggatggtgttatcaggaagatcacctatggattgtagtttcctcaggaagtcagtggtgtctcgaaggtagctgggagagctggtagcgtagggcctgaggtgggagtctacatagccagacaatcctgctgtcagggtgccaatgcctgagatgatggggcgcccaggatttccagatttatggatcttgggtagtagatagaatatcccaggtcggggttccaggggtgtgtctgtgcagatttgatcttgtgctttttcagggagtttcttgagcaaatgctgtagtttcttttggtaactctcagtgggatcagagggtaatggcttgtagaaagtggtgttggagagctgccgagcagcctcttgttcatattccgacctattcattgCTGTATTGACAGAAGGGCTTCTCCTGttaacatagctaccacctctcagggaggtggaatgCCTATACCGAACGGAGCAGCTTTGCTGTCGGTGTAGGTAGTATCTTAactaagcactacagtggcactttaaatgtagacaagcccctagtctAGATCTCCCATAACTTGTGGAAAATCAGGTTTATTTAATGGAATAGCTTCCCATAAGTAGTACATTTTCTAATGCcacaaagtgctttaaaaatgtttgtttcataaTTTGGTACTGGATCTgtaattctttaaaatattttatttgccttTCCATTTCAGGTATAAGTTAGGTTAAAGCTCTGTTAGAGAGATGCACAAGTCTATTTGCCAATTGCCTGTGAATCTCTTGAGCATAAGAAGCACACTTGATCCCACTTTAAAT
This region includes:
- the LOC141985037 gene encoding uncharacterized protein LOC141985037, giving the protein MNRSEYEQEAARQLSNTTFYKPLPSDPTESYQKKLQHLLKKLPEKAQDQICTDTPLEPRPGIFYLLPKIHKSGNPGRPIISGIGTLTAGLSGYVDSHLRPYATSSPSYLRDTTDFLRKLQSIGDLPDNTILATMDVEALYTNIPHKDGLQAVKNTVPDNVTSNLVAELCDFVLTHDYFTFGDNVYLQISGTAMGTRMAPQYANIFMADLEQRFLSSRPLTRLHYLRYIDDIFILWTHGKEALEEFHHDFNNFHPTINLSLVQSTQEIHFLDTTVLINDGHINTTLYWKPTDRYSYLHASSFHPDHSTRSIVYSQALRYNRICSNPSDRDKHLQDLYQAFLQLQYPPVEVKKRLIEPEEFPEVTYYRTGLTKKITERH